The following coding sequences are from one Malaciobacter pacificus window:
- a CDS encoding EAL domain-containing protein has product MGNKLNNSCKLEFSNEVEISSEDYNNILDLEEKILHMVASNQQTYEILDQLCIMAESLLKNSVASILIKNHNGDLDVEAAPSIPNDAKKLLYDLSPGPHNGSCGNAVYYNKPQYIQNTFIDERWTNLREFARDFNICACWSTPITNENKEVIGSFALSSFEHRAPSAFHKKLLKTASTIISIVLKNRKTNNKMKYLAYHDELTDLYNKSYLENVLKKKGEKSLILLNINSFSYINTAYGFDIGDKILKDVSKVLKNNFHADTLCKINSDEFALVYDKEIDIKSKINSIQQYFLNHMIDINEIKISITFSYGATFGEENLLRKASTALKKAKESGKNKFIIFDKFDNLNYKDREKFIKYTNIIKNALDNNQIVAYFQGIYDNEKNLINKYEALVRIELEDKVISPFEFLEIAKLAGLIPNITKIMIKKSFETMLSNDYTFSINITEDDLAEEYLVDYLKEQASKYNINPNRVILEILEGVSTGGKDSHLNQLIELKKQGFKIAIDDFGAEYSNFERILDLDVDFIKIDAKYIKNIHKDKRSYEITKAIAFFAKNVNISSIAEFVHNEDVQKIIKELGINFSQGYLFSQPKKELLKSLEE; this is encoded by the coding sequence ATGGGAAACAAACTCAATAATAGTTGTAAATTAGAATTTAGTAATGAAGTAGAAATTAGTTCTGAAGATTATAATAATATATTAGATTTAGAAGAAAAGATACTTCATATGGTTGCATCAAACCAACAAACCTATGAAATTTTAGATCAACTATGTATTATGGCAGAATCTTTACTAAAAAACTCAGTGGCTTCAATATTAATAAAAAACCATAATGGTGATTTAGATGTTGAAGCTGCTCCTTCTATACCTAATGATGCAAAAAAACTATTGTATGATCTAAGCCCTGGCCCTCATAATGGCTCTTGTGGAAATGCTGTTTATTATAATAAACCCCAATATATCCAAAATACATTTATTGATGAAAGATGGACAAACCTAAGAGAGTTTGCTAGAGATTTTAATATTTGCGCATGCTGGTCAACACCAATTACTAATGAAAATAAAGAAGTAATTGGATCTTTTGCATTATCATCTTTTGAACATCGAGCTCCAAGTGCATTTCATAAGAAACTTTTAAAAACAGCCTCAACAATAATAAGCATTGTTTTGAAAAATAGAAAAACTAATAATAAAATGAAATATTTAGCTTATCATGATGAATTAACTGATTTATACAATAAAAGTTATTTAGAAAATGTTTTAAAGAAAAAAGGTGAAAAGAGCTTAATTCTTCTAAATATTAATAGTTTTAGTTATATTAATACAGCCTATGGATTTGATATAGGTGATAAAATTTTAAAAGATGTTTCAAAAGTGTTAAAAAACAACTTTCATGCTGATACTTTATGTAAAATAAATTCTGATGAGTTTGCCTTAGTTTATGATAAAGAAATTGATATAAAAAGTAAGATTAATTCAATTCAACAATATTTTTTAAATCACATGATTGATATTAATGAAATTAAAATTAGTATTACTTTCTCATATGGAGCAACTTTTGGAGAAGAGAATCTATTAAGAAAAGCATCTACTGCATTAAAAAAGGCAAAAGAGAGTGGAAAAAACAAATTCATTATCTTTGATAAATTTGATAATCTAAATTACAAAGACAGAGAAAAATTTATTAAATATACTAACATTATAAAAAATGCCCTTGATAATAATCAAATTGTTGCTTATTTTCAAGGTATATATGACAATGAGAAAAACTTAATTAATAAATATGAAGCTTTAGTTAGAATTGAATTAGAAGATAAAGTAATTAGTCCATTTGAATTTTTAGAAATCGCTAAATTAGCTGGCTTAATTCCTAATATAACTAAAATTATGATTAAAAAAAGTTTTGAGACAATGCTTTCTAACGACTACACATTTTCAATAAATATTACAGAAGATGATTTAGCAGAAGAGTATTTGGTGGATTACTTAAAAGAGCAAGCATCCAAATATAATATAAATCCCAATAGAGTTATTTTAGAGATTTTAGAGGGTGTTAGTACAGGTGGGAAAGATAGCCATTTAAACCAACTAATTGAACTTAAAAAACAAGGATTTAAAATTGCAATAGATGATTTTGGTGCTGAATACTCTAATTTTGAAAGAATTTTAGATTTAGATGTTGATTTTATAAAAATTGATGCTAAATATATTAAAAATATTCATAAAGATAAAAGAAGTTATGAAATTACAAAAGCTATTGCATTTTTTGCAAAGAATGTAAATATATCTTCAATTGCAGAGTTTGTACATAATGAAGATGTTCAAAAAATTATTAAAGAGTTAGGTATTAACTTTTCTCAAGGATATCTATTTAGCCAGCCCAAAAAAGAGCTATTAAAATCCCTAGAAGAATAA
- a CDS encoding metal-sulfur cluster assembly factor, producing the protein MSTNFDKDEIKEKIIKNLKNVFDPEIPANIYDLGLIYNIDLQEKGNYLHCVIEMTLTSPACPVAESLVEQVRYVTLAVDEVDEAKVNLTFTPPWSPELMTEEAREIMGASGAAMF; encoded by the coding sequence ATGAGTACAAATTTTGATAAAGATGAAATTAAAGAAAAGATTATAAAAAATTTAAAAAATGTATTTGACCCAGAAATTCCAGCAAATATTTATGACTTAGGGTTAATATATAATATAGATTTACAAGAAAAAGGGAACTATTTACACTGTGTTATTGAGATGACTCTTACAAGTCCAGCTTGTCCTGTTGCAGAAAGTTTAGTAGAACAAGTTAGATATGTAACACTTGCTGTTGATGAAGTAGATGAAGCAAAAGTAAATCTTACATTTACTCCACCTTGGAGTCCTGAACTTATGACTGAAGAGGCAAGAGAAATCATGGGAGCAAGTGGAGCTGCGATGTTCTAA
- a CDS encoding SufE family protein, translating into MSIEQRVADIKEDLDFFEDELQKYEYIIDLGKKLEEFPEDDKIPANIVHGCTSQVWLTSEIKDGKLYFHGTSDAIIVKGLVYMILKIFSDSTIEELKEVDMDIVHELDLSEVITPNRQSGVIGMIKKIKEYAQNA; encoded by the coding sequence ATGAGTATAGAACAAAGAGTTGCAGATATTAAAGAAGATTTAGATTTTTTTGAAGATGAATTACAAAAATATGAATATATTATAGATTTAGGTAAAAAACTTGAAGAGTTTCCTGAAGATGATAAAATTCCAGCAAATATAGTGCATGGATGTACTTCTCAGGTTTGGTTAACAAGTGAAATTAAAGATGGTAAATTATATTTTCATGGAACTAGTGATGCAATAATTGTAAAAGGTTTAGTTTATATGATATTAAAGATTTTTTCTGACTCTACAATTGAAGAGTTAAAAGAGGTTGATATGGATATAGTTCATGAACTTGATTTATCAGAAGTTATTACTCCAAATAGACAAAGTGGAGTTATTGGAATGATAAAAAAGATAAAAGAGTATGCGCAAAATGCGTAA
- a CDS encoding aminotransferase class V-fold PLP-dependent enzyme: MFKKDFPYFSNSDITYLDNGATTQKPKVVIDSQIDYYTKYCANTHRSNFGDANKATREFENARKILKEFINASKNEEIIFTKGVTESINFIASSFAVDFETVIISSLEHHSNVVPWHMQGRTIGKGLEVVKCDDRLNFDMEHFEELLKANPKAFVSITHISNAFGEIHDIKAITKLAHSYGAVVLVDGAQSLAHLKVDMQEFDCDFFAMSGHKTFAPTGVGAIYVKEQYLNELKPYQTGGATIHEVDFYGSTLLDSPYKFEAGTQNIAGVIGFGKAIEYLSHVGYANIETIENDVYKYLRNELEKLDGIIFYNDIDNCVGSLSFNFEGIVHDDIGILIDKMKIALRVGHHCAQPIMKQLGIKGTIRVSIAFYNNYKDVDNLINALKRALNMLRD, translated from the coding sequence ATGTTTAAAAAGGATTTCCCATATTTTTCAAATAGTGATATCACATATTTGGATAATGGAGCAACTACGCAAAAACCTAAAGTTGTTATTGATTCACAAATTGATTACTATACAAAATATTGTGCTAATACACATAGAAGTAATTTTGGGGATGCTAATAAAGCAACAAGAGAGTTTGAAAATGCGAGAAAAATATTAAAAGAGTTTATTAATGCTTCAAAAAATGAGGAGATTATCTTTACAAAAGGTGTTACTGAATCAATAAATTTTATTGCAAGTTCATTTGCTGTTGATTTTGAAACAGTGATTATTTCAAGTTTAGAACACCACTCAAATGTTGTTCCTTGGCATATGCAAGGAAGAACAATAGGAAAAGGTTTAGAAGTAGTTAAATGTGATGACAGATTGAACTTTGATATGGAGCATTTTGAAGAATTACTAAAAGCTAATCCAAAAGCTTTTGTAAGTATTACACATATTTCAAATGCCTTTGGAGAGATTCATGATATAAAAGCTATTACAAAATTAGCTCACTCTTATGGTGCAGTTGTATTAGTGGATGGGGCACAAAGTTTAGCTCATCTAAAAGTTGATATGCAAGAGTTTGATTGTGATTTCTTTGCAATGTCTGGACATAAAACATTTGCTCCAACGGGAGTTGGTGCTATTTATGTAAAAGAGCAATATTTAAATGAATTAAAACCATATCAAACAGGTGGAGCAACTATTCATGAAGTTGATTTTTATGGTTCAACACTACTTGATTCTCCATACAAGTTTGAAGCAGGAACTCAAAATATAGCAGGTGTTATTGGTTTTGGAAAAGCTATTGAGTATTTAAGCCATGTTGGATATGCAAATATTGAAACAATAGAGAATGATGTATATAAATATTTACGTAATGAGTTAGAAAAACTTGATGGAATTATTTTTTATAATGACATAGATAACTGTGTTGGAAGTCTAAGTTTTAATTTTGAAGGAATTGTTCATGATGATATTGGAATTTTAATCGATAAGATGAAAATAGCTTTAAGAGTTGGTCATCACTGTGCCCAACCAATTATGAAACAACTTGGAATAAAAGGAACAATTAGAGTCTCTATTGCATTTTATAATAACTACAAAGATGTTGATAATCTAATAAATGCACTAAAAAGAGCTTTAAATATGTTAAGGGATTAA
- a CDS encoding SufD family Fe-S cluster assembly protein, whose amino-acid sequence MKVINTKDLRLPKKKEEEFLKINFDPLFSYDFKNVETLEIDIMGLEEVVDEATYASPLFDITRNFDVKQKVLKIDKNIKEPIFLIHKISEDETFFTNSIKIEVSQGIKAQVVELFITNGQNSALSINRNIHLEKDANLEYVKVQDISSSNSMLFNTLVSQDENSNLDFSNFEYGDGFIVNTIQNIIEKQSVTYNLNGLVKLHSDANCANLIKTIHNEKESLSNINYKHSLKESSKAVFKATSVVNESAPNSKAFQNSDTILLSDDATIFAQPHLEIFIDELEASHGATTGSLNKEQLLYLQSRGISKDNAYNMLLEAFEKDIAQNLKDELVKEFVVQYDRRKYV is encoded by the coding sequence ATGAAAGTAATTAATACAAAAGATTTAAGACTACCAAAGAAAAAAGAGGAAGAGTTTTTAAAGATAAATTTTGACCCACTTTTTTCTTATGATTTTAAAAATGTTGAAACTTTAGAAATTGATATTATGGGATTAGAAGAAGTGGTTGATGAAGCTACTTATGCTTCACCACTTTTTGATATCACAAGAAATTTTGATGTAAAACAAAAGGTTTTAAAGATAGATAAAAATATAAAAGAGCCAATATTTTTAATTCATAAAATCAGCGAAGATGAAACTTTTTTTACAAACTCTATTAAAATTGAAGTTAGTCAAGGAATAAAAGCTCAAGTAGTTGAACTATTTATTACAAATGGACAAAACTCTGCTTTAAGCATAAATAGAAATATTCATTTAGAAAAAGATGCTAATTTGGAGTATGTAAAAGTTCAAGATATTAGTAGTTCAAATTCAATGCTATTTAATACTTTAGTTTCACAAGATGAAAACTCAAATTTAGATTTTTCAAACTTTGAGTATGGTGATGGGTTTATAGTAAATACAATTCAAAATATTATTGAAAAACAAAGTGTTACTTATAATCTTAATGGATTAGTAAAGTTACATAGTGATGCAAATTGTGCAAATTTAATTAAAACTATCCACAATGAAAAAGAATCCCTTAGTAACATAAACTATAAGCACTCATTAAAAGAGAGTTCAAAAGCTGTATTTAAAGCAACATCTGTTGTAAATGAAAGTGCACCTAATTCAAAGGCATTTCAAAATAGTGATACTATTTTATTAAGTGATGATGCAACTATATTTGCTCAACCTCATTTAGAGATATTTATTGATGAACTTGAAGCAAGTCATGGTGCTACAACTGGGTCTTTAAATAAAGAGCAGTTATTATATCTTCAATCAAGGGGTATTTCAAAAGATAATGCATATAATATGTTATTAGAAGCTTTTGAGAAAGATATTGCACAAAATTTAAAAGATGAACTTGTAAAAGAGTTTGTGGTGCAATATGATAGGAGAAAATATGTTTAA
- the sufC gene encoding Fe-S cluster assembly ATPase SufC, translated as MLKIENLHVNINENEILKGLDLEVKPGEVHAIMGTNGAGKSTLVKTISAHYDCNVTDGNITYKNKDLLELDVSERANEGIFMSFQSPVEVPGVNNSYFLRTAINEKRAYNGEDEIDTMEFLKLTKEETAKFNIDRKLLQRDLNDGFSGGEKKRNELIQLLMLKPDLILLDEIDSGLDVDAIKIVANVINSMLDGKRSIIMITHYDRLLELIKPDFVHIINDGKIAKTGDYSLALELDEKGYEAIGIKDESN; from the coding sequence ATGTTAAAAATTGAAAATTTACACGTTAATATAAATGAGAATGAAATTTTAAAAGGTTTAGACTTAGAGGTTAAACCAGGTGAAGTACATGCGATCATGGGTACAAATGGTGCTGGTAAATCAACACTTGTTAAAACAATAAGTGCTCACTATGACTGTAATGTAACGGATGGAAACATCACATATAAAAATAAAGATTTATTAGAACTTGATGTGAGTGAGCGAGCAAATGAAGGAATCTTTATGAGTTTCCAATCTCCAGTTGAAGTTCCAGGAGTAAATAATAGCTACTTTTTAAGAACAGCTATTAATGAAAAAAGAGCTTATAATGGAGAAGATGAAATCGATACAATGGAGTTTTTAAAACTTACAAAAGAAGAGACTGCAAAATTTAATATAGATAGAAAACTACTTCAAAGAGATTTAAATGATGGTTTTAGTGGTGGTGAGAAAAAAAGAAATGAATTAATTCAACTACTTATGTTAAAACCTGATTTAATCTTACTTGATGAAATAGATTCAGGACTTGATGTTGATGCTATTAAAATAGTTGCAAATGTAATCAACTCTATGCTTGATGGGAAAAGATCAATTATTATGATTACGCACTATGATAGATTATTAGAGTTAATTAAACCTGATTTTGTACATATTATTAATGATGGAAAAATTGCAAAAACAGGTGATTATAGCCTTGCACTTGAACTTGATGAAAAAGGTTATGAAGCAATAGGAATTAAAGATGAAAGTAATTAA
- the sufB gene encoding Fe-S cluster assembly protein SufB: MSDNKHIHDVLKQEYKLGFETLIESDTFPVGLNEDVIKAISAKKNEPQWLLDFRLKAYAKWLKMEEPDWAHLKYPKIDYQNISYFSAPKKKLDSLDEVDPEILKTYEKLGIPLEEQKQLAGVAVDAVFDSVSVKTTYQEELEKLGIIFCSISEAANKYPDLLQKYLASVVPVTDNYFACLNSAVFTDGSFVYVPPKTRCPMELSTYFRINALNTGQFERTLIICDEGSYVSYNEGCSAPMRDDNQLHAAVVELCALENAQIKYSTIQNWYPGDENGKGGIYNFVTKRGLCKGDNSKISWTQVETGSAITWKYPSCVLQGDNSVGEFYSVAIASKAQQADTGTKMVHLGKNTKSTIISKGISAMHGLNAYRGLVRVGKNAHNARNISECDSLLIGNTCRAHTYPYHEIRNSSANIEHEATTSKISDEQLFYLNQRGISEENAIAMIVNGFCKEVLKELPMEFAAEAKELLNISLEGSVG; encoded by the coding sequence ATGAGTGACAACAAACATATTCACGACGTTTTAAAACAAGAGTATAAACTTGGTTTTGAAACATTAATAGAAAGCGATACTTTTCCTGTTGGACTTAATGAAGACGTAATAAAAGCAATAAGTGCAAAAAAAAATGAACCTCAATGGCTTTTAGACTTTAGATTAAAAGCCTATGCTAAGTGGTTAAAGATGGAAGAGCCAGATTGGGCACATTTAAAGTACCCTAAAATAGATTATCAAAATATTTCATATTTTTCTGCTCCTAAGAAAAAACTAGATAGCTTAGATGAAGTAGACCCAGAGATTTTAAAAACATATGAAAAACTTGGTATTCCGCTAGAAGAGCAAAAACAACTTGCAGGTGTTGCAGTTGATGCAGTATTTGATTCAGTTTCAGTTAAAACAACATATCAAGAAGAGCTTGAAAAATTAGGAATTATATTTTGCTCTATTTCTGAAGCTGCAAATAAATATCCTGATTTATTACAAAAATATTTAGCAAGTGTAGTCCCTGTAACTGATAACTATTTTGCCTGTTTAAACAGTGCAGTATTTACTGATGGAAGTTTTGTATATGTTCCTCCAAAGACTAGATGTCCAATGGAATTATCAACTTATTTTAGAATTAATGCACTGAACACTGGACAGTTTGAAAGAACACTAATCATCTGTGATGAAGGAAGTTATGTATCATATAATGAAGGCTGTTCTGCACCAATGAGAGATGACAACCAACTTCACGCAGCTGTAGTTGAGCTTTGTGCACTAGAAAATGCTCAAATAAAATACTCAACTATTCAAAACTGGTATCCAGGTGATGAAAATGGTAAAGGTGGTATTTACAACTTTGTAACTAAAAGGGGTTTATGTAAAGGTGATAATTCAAAAATCTCTTGGACACAAGTAGAAACAGGTAGTGCTATTACTTGGAAATATCCATCATGTGTTCTTCAAGGTGATAATAGTGTTGGTGAGTTTTATTCTGTTGCAATTGCTTCAAAAGCACAACAAGCAGATACTGGAACTAAAATGGTTCACTTAGGTAAAAATACAAAATCAACTATTATCTCAAAAGGTATTAGTGCAATGCATGGTTTAAATGCATATAGAGGATTAGTTAGAGTTGGTAAAAATGCCCACAATGCAAGAAATATTTCAGAGTGTGATTCACTACTGATTGGAAATACATGTAGAGCCCATACTTATCCATATCATGAGATAAGAAACTCTAGTGCAAATATAGAGCATGAAGCTACTACTTCAAAAATATCGGACGAACAATTATTTTATTTAAATCAAAGAGGTATTAGTGAAGAGAATGCAATTGCAATGATTGTAAATGGATTTTGTAAAGAGGTTTTAAAAGAGTTACCAATGGAATTTGCTGCTGAAGCAAAAGAGTTATTAAATATATCATTAGAAGGAAGCGTTGGTTAA